The proteins below come from a single Thermopolyspora flexuosa genomic window:
- a CDS encoding dihydrolipoyl dehydrogenase family protein translates to MSDRPDTYDVIVLGAGPVGENVVGRVVAGGLTAAIVEKRLAGGECSYYACIPSKALLRPMDLAAEVGRMPGLSLGPVDAAAVLARRDEAIGHLDDAEQVGWIESVPAALFRGHGRLAGPRRVEVTGPDGGVRTLTARHAVVVATGSTPSVPDVPGLRAARPWTNREATTAREIPRRLVVIGGGVVACEMAQALRFLGAAATVMLVRGRRLLGRTEPFAGGLVAASLRDAGIDVRFGESVARVERPAPGGPVTVHTTSGARLEADEILVATGREPAVRDIGLETVGLSPGGPLEVGDDLRVTAVPEGWLYAAGDVNGRNLLTHMGKYQARVCGDVIVARAKGRPEDAPGLRAVADALGPPQVIFTDPQVAAVGRTEEQARAEGFPVRVVEYDIGNVSGAYLLGDGYTGRAKAVVDEEHRILLGVTFVGPGVGELLHAATVAVTARVPLDRLWHAVPAFPTVSEIWLRLLEEYGL, encoded by the coding sequence GTGTCGGATCGGCCGGACACCTATGACGTGATCGTGCTCGGCGCGGGCCCGGTCGGCGAGAACGTCGTCGGCCGGGTCGTGGCGGGCGGCCTCACCGCGGCGATCGTGGAGAAGCGCCTCGCGGGCGGGGAGTGCTCCTACTACGCGTGCATCCCGAGCAAGGCGCTGCTGCGGCCCATGGATCTCGCCGCCGAGGTGGGGCGCATGCCGGGCCTGAGCCTCGGACCTGTCGACGCCGCGGCCGTGCTCGCCCGGCGCGACGAGGCGATCGGCCACCTCGACGACGCCGAGCAGGTGGGCTGGATCGAGTCGGTGCCGGCGGCGTTGTTCCGCGGGCACGGCAGGCTCGCCGGGCCGCGCCGGGTCGAGGTGACCGGCCCCGACGGCGGGGTGCGCACGCTCACCGCCCGGCACGCGGTGGTGGTCGCGACCGGCAGCACGCCGAGCGTGCCGGACGTGCCCGGGCTGCGCGCGGCGCGGCCGTGGACGAACCGGGAGGCGACCACCGCACGGGAGATCCCCCGGCGGCTCGTGGTGATCGGCGGCGGGGTGGTCGCCTGCGAGATGGCGCAGGCGCTGCGTTTCCTCGGCGCGGCGGCGACCGTGATGCTCGTGCGCGGGCGGCGGCTGCTCGGCCGCACCGAGCCGTTCGCGGGCGGGCTGGTCGCCGCGTCGCTGCGGGACGCGGGGATCGACGTGCGGTTCGGCGAGTCGGTCGCCCGCGTGGAGCGGCCCGCGCCCGGCGGGCCGGTGACCGTGCACACCACCTCGGGCGCGCGCCTGGAGGCCGACGAGATCCTCGTCGCCACCGGCCGGGAGCCCGCCGTACGCGACATCGGGCTGGAGACCGTGGGGCTCTCCCCCGGCGGGCCGCTCGAGGTGGGGGACGACCTGCGGGTGACCGCGGTGCCCGAGGGCTGGCTGTACGCGGCGGGGGACGTCAACGGGCGCAACCTGCTCACCCACATGGGCAAGTACCAGGCGCGGGTGTGCGGCGACGTGATCGTCGCGCGGGCCAAGGGCCGGCCCGAGGACGCCCCGGGGCTGCGGGCCGTGGCCGACGCGCTCGGCCCGCCGCAGGTGATCTTCACCGATCCGCAGGTGGCCGCGGTGGGCCGTACCGAGGAGCAGGCCCGGGCCGAGGGGTTTCCGGTGCGGGTCGTCGAGTACGACATCGGCAACGTCTCCGGCGCCTACCTGCTCGGCGACGGCTACACCGGCCGGGCCAAGGCGGTGGTGGACGAGGAGCACCGGATCCTGCTCGGCGTCACCTTCGTGGGGCCCGGGGTCGGCGAGCTGCTGCACGCCGCCACCGTCGCGGTCACCGCGCGGGTCCCGCTCGACCGGCTGTGGCACGCGGTGCCCGCATTTCCCACGGTGAGTGAAATCTGGCTTCGGCTATTGGAGGAGTACGGCCTTTGA
- a CDS encoding GntR family transcriptional regulator produces the protein MADQLRRWILDGTLAPGARLAEGALSNRLGVSRLPVREAFRRLEAEGLVQTIPRRGVRVVQFDAEEQSTILEIRLSLELIAIRKLTERRDPGTLAELRRVLEAGDHAAAVGDDETLARLNAEFHDLVAAGTGSKVLGDLIRSVRNQARQLRAGRTGAPADSWPEHAAVIRAVLDADAEMAALLMRRHLVARHEAAVQDGTPPAPAPAPPHTFRPAPHPAS, from the coding sequence GTGGCCGATCAGTTACGGCGCTGGATTCTCGACGGCACGCTCGCCCCTGGGGCCCGGCTCGCCGAGGGCGCGCTGTCGAACCGGCTGGGCGTCTCCCGGCTGCCGGTGCGGGAGGCCTTCCGGCGGCTGGAGGCCGAGGGGCTGGTGCAGACGATCCCGCGCCGGGGCGTGCGCGTGGTGCAGTTCGACGCCGAGGAGCAGAGCACGATCCTGGAGATCCGCCTGTCCCTCGAGCTGATCGCGATCCGCAAGCTCACCGAGCGCCGGGACCCCGGCACGCTCGCCGAGCTGCGCCGGGTGCTGGAGGCGGGCGACCACGCGGCCGCGGTCGGCGACGACGAGACCCTGGCCCGCCTCAACGCCGAGTTCCACGACCTGGTCGCCGCGGGCACCGGCTCCAAGGTGCTCGGCGACCTGATCCGCTCCGTGCGCAACCAGGCCCGGCAGTTACGCGCCGGCCGTACGGGCGCGCCCGCCGACTCCTGGCCGGAGCACGCCGCGGTGATCCGCGCCGTGCTCGACGCCGACGCCGAGATGGCCGCCCTGCTCATGCGCCGCCACCTGGTCGCCCGCCACGAGGCCGCCGTCCAGGACGGCACCCCACCCGCCCCGGCGCCCGCACCGCCCCACACCTTCAGGCCGGCGCCCCACCCGGCCTCCTGA
- a CDS encoding glycoside hydrolase family 16 protein → MSMRVPIHPHPASAPRWRRRTLAALVAAAVTLLASFAVATPANASVPTYSGWSLVWADDFNGPAGSLPSSENWIFDTGHSYPGGPNNWGTGEIQRYTADPANVSLDGNGNLRITPLRSASGEWTSARIETRRADFKPAPGRVLRIEARIQMPNVTGEAALGYWPAFWALGSPYRGDYWNWPRIGEFDIMENVNGLNRVWGVLHCGVAPAGPCNEYDGIQGSRECPGTTCQAGMHTYRFEWDTSKSPNELRWYVDGQLYHTVRQNQLDATTWSNMTSHAGYFLLLNVAIGGGFPDGVAGRTTPTAATVPGRPMVVDYVGVWQSGSGGSTPTPNPGGGFNARSTIQAEDFSAQQGTFTEPTTDEGGGRNVGGIANGDWLRYDNVDFGTTPVTQFKARVASGAPAGVSGLVQVRLGSPTATPIGDFAIANTGGWQSWRTVPANIAPTTGKHTVYITFSSGQPADFVNLNWFTFSN, encoded by the coding sequence ATGAGTATGCGTGTCCCCATCCATCCCCATCCCGCCTCGGCGCCCCGGTGGCGCCGGCGCACGCTCGCCGCGCTCGTCGCCGCGGCGGTCACCCTGCTCGCGTCGTTCGCGGTCGCCACACCGGCGAACGCGTCCGTGCCGACCTACTCCGGCTGGTCGCTGGTGTGGGCCGACGACTTCAACGGCCCGGCCGGCTCGCTGCCCTCGTCGGAGAACTGGATCTTCGACACCGGCCACTCCTACCCGGGCGGCCCGAACAACTGGGGCACCGGCGAGATCCAGCGGTACACCGCCGACCCGGCGAACGTGAGCCTCGACGGCAACGGCAACCTGCGCATCACCCCGCTGCGCAGCGCCTCCGGCGAGTGGACCTCGGCCCGGATCGAGACCCGGCGCGCCGACTTCAAGCCCGCCCCCGGCCGCGTGCTGCGGATCGAGGCCCGCATCCAGATGCCGAACGTGACCGGTGAGGCCGCGCTCGGCTACTGGCCCGCGTTCTGGGCGCTCGGCTCGCCGTACCGGGGCGACTACTGGAACTGGCCGCGCATCGGCGAGTTCGACATCATGGAGAACGTCAACGGGCTCAACCGGGTCTGGGGCGTGCTCCACTGCGGCGTCGCGCCGGCCGGGCCGTGCAACGAGTACGACGGCATCCAGGGCAGCCGGGAGTGCCCCGGCACGACCTGCCAGGCCGGGATGCACACCTACCGGTTCGAGTGGGACACCTCGAAGAGCCCCAACGAGCTGCGGTGGTACGTCGACGGCCAGCTCTACCACACCGTCCGGCAGAACCAGCTCGACGCGACCACCTGGTCGAACATGACGAGCCACGCCGGATACTTCCTGCTGCTCAACGTGGCGATCGGCGGCGGCTTCCCCGACGGGGTCGCGGGCCGCACCACCCCGACCGCCGCGACCGTGCCCGGCCGACCGATGGTCGTCGACTACGTCGGCGTGTGGCAGAGCGGCAGCGGCGGCTCCACGCCCACCCCGAACCCGGGCGGCGGCTTCAACGCCCGCTCGACCATCCAGGCCGAGGACTTCAGCGCCCAGCAGGGCACCTTCACCGAGCCGACCACCGACGAGGGCGGCGGCCGTAACGTCGGCGGCATCGCCAACGGCGACTGGCTGCGCTACGACAACGTGGACTTCGGCACCACACCGGTGACGCAGTTCAAGGCCCGCGTCGCCTCCGGCGCCCCGGCCGGGGTGAGCGGCCTCGTCCAGGTACGGCTCGGCAGCCCCACCGCCACCCCGATCGGCGACTTCGCGATCGCCAACACCGGCGGATGGCAGAGCTGGCGCACGGTCCCGGCGAACATCGCGCCGACCACCGGCAAGCACACCGTGTACATCACGTTCTCCAGCGGCCAGCCCGCGGACTTCGTCAACCTCAACTGGTTCACCTTCTCGAACTGA
- a CDS encoding siderophore-interacting protein, whose amino-acid sequence MTERRAPRPRRAFRGEVRRAERLTPHLVRVVLGGDGLREFEAGRYTDHYVKLLFPPPGVTYPEPIDLEAIRSGLPRDQWPRMRTYTVRRWDAAARELTIDFVYHGAEGLAGPWAAAATPGDVLWFVGPGGAYAPDPEAPWHLLAGDESALPAIAAALERLPADATAHVFVEVAGPEDEIPLDAPAGARVTWLHRDGAAVGDRLVAAVRALEWPPGEPHAFVHGEAGFVRELRRYLRVERGLPLERLSISGYWRRGTDEDGWQSSKREWNRRVEEEEAAALAS is encoded by the coding sequence ATGACGGAGAGACGAGCGCCCAGGCCCAGGCGGGCCTTCCGCGGCGAGGTCCGGCGGGCCGAACGCCTCACCCCCCACCTGGTCCGCGTCGTGCTCGGCGGGGACGGGCTGCGGGAGTTCGAGGCCGGCCGCTACACCGACCACTACGTGAAGCTGCTGTTCCCGCCGCCGGGCGTGACCTACCCCGAGCCGATCGACCTCGAGGCGATCCGCTCCGGCCTGCCCCGTGACCAGTGGCCGCGCATGCGCACCTACACCGTGCGCCGCTGGGACGCCGCGGCCCGCGAGCTCACCATCGACTTCGTCTACCACGGCGCCGAGGGCCTCGCCGGGCCGTGGGCGGCCGCCGCCACGCCCGGGGACGTGCTGTGGTTCGTCGGCCCCGGCGGGGCGTACGCGCCCGACCCGGAGGCGCCCTGGCACCTGCTCGCCGGGGACGAGAGCGCGCTGCCCGCGATCGCCGCCGCGCTCGAGCGGCTGCCCGCGGACGCCACCGCCCACGTGTTCGTGGAGGTCGCCGGGCCCGAGGACGAGATCCCGCTCGACGCGCCCGCCGGGGCCCGCGTCACCTGGCTGCACCGCGACGGCGCCGCGGTCGGCGACCGGCTCGTGGCGGCGGTGCGCGCGCTGGAGTGGCCGCCCGGCGAGCCGCACGCCTTCGTGCACGGCGAGGCCGGGTTCGTCAGGGAACTGCGCCGGTACCTGCGCGTGGAGCGCGGCCTGCCGCTGGAGCGGCTGTCCATCTCCGGCTACTGGCGGCGCGGCACCGACGAGGACGGCTGGCAGTCCTCCAAGCGCGAGTGGAACCGGCGCGTGGAGGAAGAGGAGGCCGCCGCCCTCGCCTCCTAG
- a CDS encoding cation-translocating P-type ATPase, translating into MGLGGTLRLPVPSAGSVLAGAIRLTVAGTAALVSAPVGVVRAARRVPAAVEEGLGLARRVRRYDGRVHIDLRSGASMTPARAEAIESALAAHPGVAWASVNAPLGRVIVALHDPDTDPAELVAIVAEAEDKPDGPPGEADGGGPEVRISPVLMLVADALGLALTAVQRVTRWTPLPAEIPAAIGFVDAVPPLRRIAAAAVPVHLLPLAVATAQAFAPGMAGLTADVFGRLVQWRELRAEEAAFRLREPELCGTPERARAWQAAPARACPLGIGMRERHAHHALAAAAACTTAGLLAGDLRRGLQVGLAALPKAASTGQEGFAAELGTVLARRGAVVTRPDVLRRLDRVDTVVADADVLLSPEPSIGEVVVLPGADAEEAAERVHALFDPEEFRHRAVGSGPGAAAVPGGRAVLRTEDGWALGPVELLDLAGRRGERERRRLAATGPLAVLGLARDRRLYALASVVRRPHDRAHALVTAARRAGLRFVLAGGGVDLPGPPVETVPGGDRLAASVCALQEAGAVVLLVARDGGALAAADVGVGIGGPDGSPPWGAHVIASRDGIGTAVTVVTAVPYARRAGECGVTLARSGSGVGALAALVGPRNRVAARAQIAVAGAAVLALGYGVWQARRAARVPPPPPLPVTPWHAMPVPAVLAALRTTERGLGEDEARRRARPRTAGRRLAVPAIVRAVTAELANPMAPVLSVGAIGSAMIGSLADTVLIGLVMLSSALVGGVQRVAVERTVARMAARGTVEATVRRDGRERRIDAAELVPGDVIVLRSGDLVPADCRIIAADGLETDESALTGESLPVAKTDRPVPAAQVADRRSMVYEGTVVAAGEGEAVVVAVGELTETGRALAAAAGAAPVTGVEARLAAITRATTPVALGAALASALSGALRGLPLRVNLETAISLAVAAVPEGLPLLVSAAQLAATRRLAARGVYARDPRTIEALGRVNVLCFDKTGTLTEGGMRLTHVADGRHVRPLAELDEPLRRVLTVALRATPYAGDDESHPHLTDAAVDEGAAEAGVDRGDWERLVEIPFEPSRGFHATLGRVGDRVLVCVKGAPEVVLPRCRTGLGGELDHREVEAEVERLAATGHRVLAVAEGEIHVSAAELAALTGEGGQERAAELLAGGAAGDLTFAGLLGLADVVRDAAAPAIARLTDAGVQIVMLTGDHPSTAGAIAAHVTGRDVGHHILTGTQIDELSDDELDRLLPTVDVVARCTPAHKVRVVESFQRIGRVVAMTGDGANDAAGIRLADVGIALGGGTRAAQAAADLVVADDRLETIISALVEGRAMWASVREALAILVGGNLGEIAFTLVGALTTGRTPLTARQLLLVNLLTDLAPALAIAVRAPSEDVAAALLEEGPETSLGRALTRDITTRATVTALGAILGWAMARLTGPAARARTVGLVALVGTQLAQTLAAGGRDRGALLSALGSAALLAAVVQIPPVSLFFGCVPLDPPAWAAALSAIAAAMLASRFLPGLLRRLLPGLHAGHAEPGRTPEGPPAVEAAPAAALPAGAS; encoded by the coding sequence ATGGGACTGGGGGGAACGCTGAGGTTGCCGGTGCCGTCGGCGGGGAGCGTGCTCGCGGGCGCCATCCGGCTCACGGTCGCGGGCACCGCCGCGCTGGTGAGCGCGCCCGTCGGCGTGGTCCGGGCGGCGCGGCGCGTCCCGGCCGCCGTCGAGGAGGGCCTCGGGCTGGCGCGCCGGGTCCGGCGGTACGACGGCCGCGTGCACATCGACCTGCGCTCGGGCGCGTCGATGACCCCCGCCCGCGCCGAGGCGATCGAGTCCGCCCTCGCCGCCCACCCCGGCGTGGCGTGGGCGAGCGTGAACGCTCCGCTCGGCCGCGTGATCGTGGCGCTGCACGATCCCGACACCGACCCTGCCGAGCTGGTGGCGATCGTGGCGGAGGCGGAGGACAAGCCGGACGGGCCGCCGGGGGAGGCGGACGGCGGCGGGCCGGAGGTGCGGATATCCCCGGTGCTCATGCTCGTCGCCGACGCCCTCGGCCTGGCGCTGACCGCGGTGCAGCGGGTCACCCGGTGGACGCCGCTGCCCGCCGAGATCCCCGCGGCGATCGGGTTCGTCGACGCCGTGCCGCCGCTGCGCCGGATCGCCGCCGCCGCGGTCCCCGTCCACCTGCTGCCGCTCGCCGTCGCCACCGCCCAGGCGTTCGCCCCCGGCATGGCCGGGCTCACCGCCGACGTGTTCGGGCGGCTCGTGCAGTGGCGGGAGCTGCGCGCCGAGGAGGCCGCGTTCCGGCTCCGGGAGCCCGAGCTGTGCGGCACGCCGGAGCGGGCCCGCGCCTGGCAGGCCGCGCCGGCCCGGGCCTGCCCGCTGGGCATCGGCATGCGGGAGCGGCACGCCCACCACGCCCTCGCCGCGGCCGCCGCGTGCACGACCGCCGGCCTGCTCGCGGGCGACCTGCGGCGCGGCCTTCAGGTCGGGCTCGCCGCCCTGCCCAAGGCGGCGTCGACCGGGCAGGAGGGGTTCGCCGCCGAGCTCGGCACCGTGCTCGCCCGGCGCGGCGCCGTCGTCACCCGGCCGGACGTGCTGCGCCGGCTCGACCGCGTCGACACCGTGGTCGCCGACGCCGACGTGCTGCTGTCGCCCGAGCCGTCGATCGGCGAGGTGGTCGTGCTGCCCGGCGCCGACGCCGAGGAGGCGGCCGAGCGCGTCCACGCCCTCTTCGACCCCGAGGAGTTCCGCCACCGGGCGGTCGGCTCCGGTCCCGGCGCCGCCGCCGTACCGGGCGGGCGGGCCGTGCTGCGCACCGAGGACGGCTGGGCCCTCGGGCCCGTCGAGCTGCTCGACCTGGCCGGGCGGCGCGGCGAGCGGGAGCGGCGGCGGCTCGCCGCCACCGGCCCGCTGGCCGTGCTCGGCCTGGCCCGCGACCGCCGCCTGTACGCGCTCGCCTCGGTGGTGCGCCGCCCGCACGACCGCGCGCACGCCCTGGTGACCGCGGCCCGGCGGGCCGGGCTGCGGTTCGTGCTCGCCGGCGGGGGAGTGGACCTGCCCGGGCCACCGGTGGAGACCGTGCCCGGCGGCGACCGCCTCGCCGCGTCGGTGTGCGCGCTCCAGGAGGCCGGTGCGGTGGTGCTGCTCGTCGCCCGCGACGGCGGGGCGCTCGCCGCCGCGGACGTCGGGGTCGGGATCGGCGGCCCGGACGGGTCGCCGCCGTGGGGCGCACACGTGATCGCGAGCCGGGACGGCATCGGCACCGCGGTCACGGTGGTCACCGCCGTGCCGTACGCCCGCCGGGCGGGGGAGTGCGGCGTGACGCTCGCCCGGTCCGGCAGCGGCGTGGGCGCGCTCGCCGCGCTCGTCGGGCCGCGGAACCGGGTGGCCGCGCGGGCACAGATCGCCGTGGCCGGGGCGGCCGTGCTCGCCCTCGGGTACGGCGTGTGGCAGGCCCGGCGGGCCGCGCGGGTGCCGCCACCGCCGCCGCTGCCCGTCACCCCCTGGCACGCGATGCCGGTCCCGGCCGTGCTCGCCGCGCTGCGCACCACCGAGCGCGGGCTCGGTGAGGACGAGGCCCGGCGCCGGGCCCGGCCCCGTACGGCGGGCCGCCGCCTGGCGGTGCCCGCGATCGTGCGCGCCGTCACGGCGGAGCTCGCCAACCCGATGGCGCCGGTGCTCTCGGTCGGCGCGATCGGCTCGGCCATGATCGGATCCCTCGCCGACACCGTGCTGATCGGCCTGGTGATGCTGTCGTCCGCGCTCGTCGGCGGGGTGCAGCGGGTCGCCGTCGAGCGCACCGTGGCCCGCATGGCGGCCCGCGGCACGGTGGAGGCCACGGTACGGCGCGACGGCCGGGAGCGGCGGATCGACGCCGCCGAGCTCGTGCCCGGCGACGTGATCGTGCTGCGCTCCGGCGACCTGGTGCCCGCCGACTGCCGGATCATCGCGGCCGACGGGCTGGAGACCGACGAGTCCGCGCTCACCGGCGAGTCGCTGCCGGTCGCCAAGACCGACCGGCCGGTGCCCGCCGCGCAGGTCGCCGACCGGCGGTCGATGGTCTACGAGGGCACCGTGGTCGCCGCCGGGGAGGGCGAGGCGGTCGTGGTGGCGGTCGGCGAGCTGACCGAGACCGGCCGGGCGCTCGCCGCCGCGGCCGGGGCGGCGCCGGTGACCGGGGTGGAGGCGCGGCTCGCCGCGATCACCCGGGCGACCACGCCCGTGGCCCTCGGCGCCGCGCTCGCCTCCGCGCTGTCCGGCGCGCTGCGCGGGCTGCCGCTGCGCGTGAACCTGGAGACCGCGATCAGCCTCGCCGTCGCCGCGGTGCCCGAGGGGCTGCCGCTGCTGGTCAGCGCCGCCCAGCTCGCCGCCACCCGGCGGCTCGCCGCCCGCGGCGTGTACGCGCGCGACCCCCGCACGATCGAGGCGCTCGGCCGGGTGAACGTGCTGTGCTTCGACAAGACCGGCACCCTCACCGAGGGCGGCATGCGGCTCACCCACGTCGCGGACGGCCGGCACGTGCGGCCGCTCGCCGAGCTCGACGAGCCGCTGCGGCGGGTGCTCACCGTCGCGCTGCGCGCCACGCCGTACGCGGGGGACGACGAGAGCCACCCGCACCTCACCGACGCCGCGGTCGACGAGGGCGCGGCCGAGGCCGGGGTCGACCGGGGGGACTGGGAGCGGCTGGTGGAGATCCCGTTCGAGCCGTCCCGCGGCTTCCACGCCACCCTCGGCCGGGTCGGCGACCGCGTCCTGGTGTGCGTCAAGGGCGCCCCGGAGGTGGTGCTGCCGCGCTGCCGTACCGGCCTCGGCGGGGAGCTCGACCACAGGGAGGTGGAGGCCGAGGTCGAGCGGCTCGCCGCCACCGGGCACCGGGTGCTCGCCGTCGCCGAGGGCGAGATCCACGTGTCCGCGGCGGAGCTCGCCGCGCTGACCGGCGAGGGCGGGCAGGAGCGCGCCGCCGAGCTGCTCGCCGGCGGGGCCGCGGGCGATCTGACGTTCGCCGGGCTGCTCGGGCTCGCCGACGTGGTGCGGGACGCCGCCGCCCCGGCGATCGCCCGGCTCACCGACGCCGGGGTGCAGATCGTCATGCTCACCGGCGACCACCCGAGCACCGCGGGCGCGATCGCCGCGCACGTCACCGGCCGGGACGTCGGCCACCACATCCTCACCGGCACCCAGATCGACGAGCTGTCCGACGACGAGCTCGACCGGCTGCTGCCCACCGTGGACGTGGTCGCCCGGTGCACGCCCGCCCACAAGGTCCGGGTCGTCGAGTCGTTCCAGCGCATCGGCCGGGTGGTGGCGATGACCGGGGACGGGGCGAACGACGCCGCGGGCATCCGGCTCGCCGACGTCGGCATCGCGCTCGGCGGCGGCACCCGCGCCGCGCAGGCCGCGGCCGACCTCGTGGTCGCCGACGACCGGCTGGAGACGATCATCTCCGCACTGGTGGAGGGCCGGGCGATGTGGGCCTCGGTACGCGAGGCGCTCGCCATCCTCGTCGGCGGCAACCTCGGCGAGATCGCGTTCACCCTGGTCGGCGCGCTCACCACCGGGCGGACCCCGCTGACCGCGCGGCAGCTGCTGCTGGTCAACCTGCTCACCGACCTGGCGCCCGCGCTGGCGATCGCGGTGCGGGCGCCGTCGGAGGACGTCGCCGCGGCGCTGCTCGAGGAGGGGCCGGAGACCTCGCTGGGGCGCGCGCTCACCCGGGACATCACCACGCGCGCCACGGTCACCGCGCTCGGCGCGATCCTCGGCTGGGCCATGGCCCGGCTCACCGGGCCCGCCGCCCGCGCCCGCACCGTCGGGCTCGTCGCGCTCGTCGGCACCCAGCTCGCGCAGACGCTCGCCGCCGGGGGCCGGGACCGGGGCGCGCTGCTGTCCGCCCTCGGCTCGGCGGCGCTGCTCGCCGCGGTGGTGCAGATCCCGCCGGTGAGCCTGTTCTTCGGCTGCGTGCCGCTCGACCCGCCGGCCTGGGCGGCCGCGCTGTCCGCGATCGCGGCCGCCATGCTCGCGTCCCGGTTCCTGCCCGGGCTGCTGCGGCGCCTGCTCCCCGGCCTGCACGCGGGCCACGCCGAGCCCGGCCGTACGCCGGAGGGGCCGCCGGCCGTCGAGGCGGCGCCGGCGGCGGCCCTGCCCGCGGGCGCGTCCTGA
- a CDS encoding phosphodiester glycosidase family protein — protein MRVAGLIAAGVAVSVCWAGPPPPAAAVPQAAADPVPAPIRDWPGEEVAEGITLYRGTLGDPSGPGRWAVTVTEPGGKPDRLLTRDAATALARRLDRAGAEATAEPIGAPGYAGVPRGPLGWRVRAGVFRERAAAQALADRLTRAGFTAVAESARQDPVELDPYGGHSAVVHVAVIDPARYTGEITATYGRALARRETTTAMARDGGAVLAVNAGYFVMHDRDGLPGVPAGIGVYDGRLESLATNGRAALLLPGGRPRIARLTTELTVAAGGRSREIDGVNRSPGLIRNCGGVGGDSPTEEPRHDVTCTDPSEIVLFTPALGRKTPAGKGVEVVLDGDGRVIRHRTRGGPVPAGRRVLAGIGEGAGWLTTHAKPGARLKIRQRVLDEDGRPVALGRGDVVNGGPELIRDGRIHVDVATDGVYRPEEPDFLYRWGIRRGPRVMLGIDRHDRLILLVADGRRPGYSDGLSLLEGARFLRKLGAVEAINLDGGGSVTLAVHGELANRPSDAKGERTVGDAILFLPPAGR, from the coding sequence ATGCGGGTCGCGGGCCTGATCGCGGCGGGTGTGGCGGTGTCGGTGTGCTGGGCCGGGCCGCCCCCGCCGGCCGCCGCCGTGCCGCAGGCCGCGGCGGACCCGGTGCCCGCCCCGATCCGTGACTGGCCGGGCGAGGAGGTCGCCGAGGGCATCACCCTGTACCGGGGCACGCTCGGCGACCCGTCCGGCCCGGGCCGGTGGGCGGTGACGGTCACCGAGCCCGGCGGCAAACCCGACCGGCTGCTCACCCGCGACGCGGCCACCGCGCTCGCCCGGCGCCTGGACCGGGCCGGGGCCGAGGCCACGGCGGAGCCGATCGGCGCGCCGGGGTACGCGGGCGTGCCGCGCGGCCCGCTCGGCTGGCGGGTGCGCGCCGGCGTGTTCCGGGAGCGGGCCGCGGCGCAGGCGCTCGCCGACCGGCTCACCCGGGCCGGGTTCACCGCCGTGGCCGAGTCGGCGCGGCAGGACCCGGTGGAGCTCGACCCGTACGGCGGGCACAGCGCGGTGGTGCACGTCGCCGTGATCGACCCGGCCCGGTACACCGGCGAGATCACCGCCACGTACGGCAGGGCCCTCGCCCGCCGGGAGACCACGACCGCGATGGCCCGCGACGGCGGGGCGGTCCTCGCGGTGAACGCGGGCTACTTCGTCATGCACGACCGGGACGGCCTGCCGGGCGTACCGGCCGGGATCGGCGTGTACGACGGCCGCCTGGAGAGCCTGGCCACCAACGGCCGGGCCGCGCTGCTGCTGCCCGGCGGCCGCCCGCGGATCGCCCGGCTGACCACCGAGCTGACCGTCGCCGCGGGCGGGCGCAGCCGCGAGATCGACGGGGTCAACCGGTCGCCCGGCCTGATCCGCAACTGCGGCGGCGTGGGCGGCGACTCCCCCACCGAGGAGCCGCGGCACGACGTCACCTGCACCGACCCCTCGGAGATCGTGCTGTTCACCCCCGCGCTCGGCCGGAAGACCCCGGCCGGGAAGGGCGTCGAGGTGGTGCTCGACGGCGACGGCCGGGTGATCCGGCATCGCACGCGCGGCGGCCCGGTCCCCGCCGGGCGGCGGGTGCTCGCGGGCATCGGCGAGGGCGCGGGCTGGCTCACCACCCACGCGAAACCCGGCGCCCGGCTGAAGATCCGGCAGCGGGTCCTCGACGAGGACGGCCGCCCCGTCGCGCTCGGCCGCGGCGACGTGGTGAACGGCGGCCCCGAGCTCATCCGCGACGGGCGGATCCACGTCGACGTGGCCACCGACGGCGTCTACCGGCCGGAGGAGCCCGACTTCCTGTACCGCTGGGGCATCCGGCGCGGCCCGCGGGTCATGCTCGGCATCGACCGCCACGACCGGCTCATCCTGCTCGTCGCCGACGGCCGCCGCCCCGGCTACAGCGACGGCCTCAGCCTGCTGGAGGGCGCGCGGTTCCTGCGCAAACTCGGCGCGGTGGAGGCGATCAACCTCGACGGCGGCGGCTCGGTCACGCTCGCGGTGCACGGCGAGCTCGCCAACCGCCCCTCCGACGCGAAGGGCGAGCGCACCGTGGGCGACGCCATCCTCTTCCTCCCGCCTGCCGGGCGCTAG